The Paraburkholderia caffeinilytica genome segment CCCGCTACCCACGTCTGCGCACGCTGCCACCAGACATCACATTCGGCTTTGGTGGAACACGTCAATGGCGTCGTGGCGATCTGCATGACGTCCGGGTCCACCTGCCCCTGTGTCGAACATCCCGCCGCCGCTGCGCACAGTACGGCCAACAGACCTTTTTTCATCGCGTTGAAGCCTCCCTCCACGGAGCGTGTCATGAAAGTTGGACCGTATCACCGGCACGGTGTTTCATGCGCATTCGCAAATGGACGAAACGAATGGAGATTATGCCGATACCAGTTGGGCGCCCGGCATCGTTTTGCGTAGACGTTGCCCGTGCGCAATAAAAAAACGGCCCTCCATGGCCGCCTCCTGCTTCACAAATGAAAATGCCGTTCCGCGCTAGCGGAACGGCATGGGCCCTCAGGCTGCTTTTTTCTGTGTTGCCTGCGGTCGTCGCCTAGACGCTAAACCGGTTCAGCGTATACGCCCTGTAGGCCGCGACGAATGCGTCGAATGAACCGACCTCTTCCCGCTCAAGTTTGGCCTGCTCTGCAAGCGATTGCGTAGCGAGGTCGGCGAATTCTTTCGTCTGCGCGGCATCTAGCGGACGCGCTCGGAAATAGGCGGCGTGCGCCTCGCTCTGCTCGAGGCCAAATGCGAGGAAGCTCTGCTGCTTGTCGCGCATTGTCTGCAATACACGCGCAGACGGCGTCAGCGATGCATCCGCCAATTTCGCGCGCTGAACCGCCACGGCGCGTGCGTGTGAGTCGCCGCCGTGCAGCGCGTCGAGCGTTGCCGCGGCCGCGTCGATCTTGATGAGCAATTCGTTCGACCAATCCGTCATCGTGATCGGGTTGCCGTCGCGCGTCAGTTCGAGGCCCGGCTTGCGGCCTTCCATCGTCACGCGGCCGAAGTTCCGATTCGCCTCCGCGTACGCGTCGGGCGGCAGTGGCGCGCTGTCGTCGAGTGCGCAGACCAGCAGGTAAGCGTCGAGAAAACGCGAGGTCTCCAGCGAAATGCCGATCGGTTCGAACGGATCGATGTCCATGCAGCGCACTTCGACGTATTGCACGCCGCGCGCAGCCAGTGCATGCAGCGGACGCTCGCCCGGGTGCGTGACGCGCTTCGGACGGATCGTCGAATAGAACTCGTTTTCGATCTGCAGCACGTTCGTGTTGATCTGTACCCACTCGCCGTTACGCTGTGTGCCGATCGCCTCATACGCGGGATACGGCTGGCTCACGGCCTTTGCGAGCGCGTCGAGGTAGCCCGGCAAGGTGTCGTAGTCGGCGTGCAGCGCGGCCTGCGCTGTGGTGTTCGAGTAGCCGAGGTCGCTCATGCGCAAACTGGTCGCATACGGGCGGTACAGCGTGTCGGCGTCGAAGGTGTCGAGCGTGTGCTGGCGATCGCGGAGGAACCGGCGATCCAGAGC includes the following:
- the gshA gene encoding glutamate--cysteine ligase — protein: MPNTTPSRPNDALSHRLSVLTAGPQRDALIRGLRGIEKESLRVTHDGKLAMTPHPGALGSALTHPSLTTDYSEALLELITPAEHDVAITLDKLATLHRFVYAELGDEIMWNNSMPGLLPDTDDGIPIAHYGTSNIGKLKYVYRIGLALRYGRTMQCIAGIHYNYSLNEEVWRLLHADQQSTANAVDFQSDRYLALIRNFRRTNWLLMYLFGASPALDRRFLRDRQHTLDTFDADTLYRPYATSLRMSDLGYSNTTAQAALHADYDTLPGYLDALAKAVSQPYPAYEAIGTQRNGEWVQINTNVLQIENEFYSTIRPKRVTHPGERPLHALAARGVQYVEVRCMDIDPFEPIGISLETSRFLDAYLLVCALDDSAPLPPDAYAEANRNFGRVTMEGRKPGLELTRDGNPITMTDWSNELLIKIDAAAATLDALHGGDSHARAVAVQRAKLADASLTPSARVLQTMRDKQQSFLAFGLEQSEAHAAYFRARPLDAAQTKEFADLATQSLAEQAKLEREEVGSFDAFVAAYRAYTLNRFSV